A single Rhipicephalus microplus isolate Deutch F79 unplaced genomic scaffold, USDA_Rmic scaffold_72, whole genome shotgun sequence DNA region contains:
- the NKAIN gene encoding sodium/potassium-transporting ATPase subunit beta-1-interacting protein (The sequence of the model RefSeq protein was modified relative to this genomic sequence to represent the inferred CDS: added 29 bases not found in genome assembly) has product MSCCGARILVLAICIIQLIATFQRQVFDFLGYMWAPILANFFQIIFVIFGFFGTYHYRPRYVVAYIIWTLLWIGWNLFVICIYMEIGALNRDSSILDMGTGSRSWWEANGFGCVAIFNYSSSDDILAVTKPVSVAGCVLPYYYVECIQAGVQCLLAFVGFVGGCYLIYLYTQEDDSSTYIKSFWL; this is encoded by the exons ATGTCTTGCTGCGGCGCGAGGATCTTGGTCTTGGCGATTTGCATCATTCAGCTG ATCGCAACATTCCAACGCCAAGTCTTCGACTTCCTGGGATACATGTGGGCGCCGATCCTGGCCAACTTCTTCCAGATCATTTTCGTTATCTTCGGCTTCTTCGGAACGTACCACTACCGGCCAAGATATGTCGTTGCC TACATCATCTGGACTCTCTTGTGGATCGGATGGAATCTCTTTGTCATCTGCATTTACATGGAAATCGGTGCCCTGAACAGG GATTCCAGCATTCTGGACATGGGCACTGGAAGTCGAAGCTGGTGGGAGGCCAACGGCTTTGGCTGCGTGGCCATCTTCAACTATAGCTCTTCCGACGACATCTTGGCTGTCACTAAGCCGGTGTCGGTGGCGGGATGTGTGCTTCCTTACTACTATGTGGAATGCATTCAAGCTGGCGTGCAGTGCCTGTTAGCG TTTGTGGGCTTTGTTGGAGGTTGCTACCTGATCTACCTTTACACTCAGGAAGATGATTCAT
- the LOC119174707 gene encoding COMM domain-containing protein 2: MLLLLDDDHKQHIQFITTVDEPVAKEFCKIANEFLVRGVNTKVYHSAAQKLQVDHEVVQGAVEGLSHLLSQAAKLKLTEQHFRESLLLLSFSESVCEELVRYHSENEKNVRRLLSEKSIPRWSFSHLQWRLEAEIATRCLKSHVTPLVTFKFHLKQGDGGETREVVLQTDPLNLLHITESLEEALQSAKSLHMRRIAKHVK, translated from the coding sequence ATGTTGCTCCTGCTAGACGACGATCACAAGCAGCACATCCAGTTTATTACCACCGTCGACGAGCCGGTGGCCAAGGAGTTTTGCAAGATCGCCAACGAGTTCCTCGTTCGCGGTGTGAACACCAAGGTGTACCACTCTGCCGCGCAGAAGCTCCAAGTCGACCACGAAGTCGTTCAAGGTGCCGTCGAGGGCCTTTCCCACCTTCTCAGCCAGGCCGCAAAGCTAAAGCTCACCGAGCAACACTTTCGGGAATCGCTGCTGCTGCTCAGCTTTTCCGAGTCCGTGTGCGAGGAACTGGTCAGGTATCACTCCGAAAACGAGAAAAACGTGCGCAGGTTGCTGTCCGAGAAGTCCATTCCTCGCTGGAGCTTCTCGCACCTCCAGTGGAGGCTGGAGGCAGAGATCGCCACTCGCTGCCTTAAATCTCACGTTACGCCCCTCGTCACCTTCAAGTTTCACCTCAAGCAAGGCGATGGCGGCGAAACCAGGGAAGTGGTGCTGCAGACGGACCCGCTGAACTTGTTGCACATCACCGAATCGCTGGAGGAAGCTCTGCAGAGCGCGAAGTCGCTTCACATGCGGAGAATAGCGAAGCACGTCAAGTGA